A window of the Janthinobacterium agaricidamnosum NBRC 102515 = DSM 9628 genome harbors these coding sequences:
- the msrP gene encoding protein-methionine-sulfoxide reductase catalytic subunit MsrP: MLIKRSPNGIELPFSSEITPRAVFESRRSFIKQVAAGSIAGAGLLEMASREAFAQTAGNPKLAARLNPAYSALDKQTPYKDASTYNNYYEFGTDKADPAQNAGTLKTRPWTVSIEGEVKKPMVLDLDGLMKIAPLEERVYRMRCVEGWSMVIPWIGYSLSELIKKVEPTGNAKYVEFVTLADKKQMPGIGSRVLTWPYVEGLRIDEANHPLALLTFGMYGEVLPNQNGAPVRMELPWKYGFKSAKSIVKIRFVKDQPKTAWNTVAPAEYGFYSNVNPNVDHPRWSQASERRIGEDGFFNRKRKTLMFNGYNDVASLYTGMDLKKFF, translated from the coding sequence ATGTTGATTAAACGTAGTCCCAACGGCATTGAATTGCCGTTCTCTTCAGAAATCACGCCGCGCGCGGTGTTCGAGTCGCGCCGCAGCTTCATCAAGCAGGTGGCGGCCGGCTCGATCGCCGGCGCCGGCTTGCTGGAAATGGCCAGCCGCGAGGCGTTTGCGCAAACCGCCGGCAACCCGAAACTGGCCGCCAGACTGAATCCGGCCTATTCGGCGCTGGACAAGCAGACCCCCTACAAAGACGCCAGCACCTACAATAATTACTACGAGTTCGGCACCGACAAGGCCGATCCGGCGCAAAACGCCGGCACCTTGAAGACGCGTCCGTGGACTGTGTCGATCGAAGGCGAAGTCAAGAAGCCGATGGTGCTGGACCTGGATGGGCTGATGAAGATCGCGCCGCTGGAAGAGCGCGTCTACCGCATGCGCTGCGTCGAAGGCTGGTCGATGGTGATCCCGTGGATCGGTTATTCGCTGTCCGAATTGATCAAGAAAGTCGAGCCGACCGGCAATGCCAAATATGTGGAATTCGTCACGCTGGCCGACAAGAAACAAATGCCCGGCATCGGCAGCCGCGTGCTGACCTGGCCATATGTCGAGGGCTTGCGCATCGATGAAGCGAACCATCCGCTGGCCTTGCTGACTTTCGGCATGTATGGCGAAGTCTTGCCGAATCAAAATGGCGCGCCGGTACGCATGGAATTGCCGTGGAAATATGGCTTCAAGTCGGCCAAGTCGATCGTCAAGATCCGCTTTGTCAAGGACCAGCCGAAAACCGCCTGGAATACCGTGGCGCCGGCGGAATATGGCTTTTATTCCAACGTCAATCCGAATGTCGACCATCCGCGTTGGTCGCAGGCGTCCGAACGGCGCATCGGCGAAGACGGTTTCTTCAACCGCAAACGCAAGACCTTGATGTTTAACGGTTATAACGATGTCGCTTCCCTGTATACGGGAATGGACTTGAAGAAATTTTTCTAA